A stretch of the Sorangium aterium genome encodes the following:
- a CDS encoding nucleotidyltransferase family protein, which produces MKAVVLAGGKGSRLRPYTALIPKPLMPIGDHTIVEILLRQLARAGVTDVVMCVGHQAALIEAVVGEGSRYGLRISYQREDTPLGTVGPLRVIERDLPERFLVMNGDILSDLDFTALHRTGESTGSPLTVAVCERASKIDLGVLDLGPDGRVVSFREKPTYTFWVSMGIYAMSRGVLRFIPEGRPFGFDDLMHALLGAGEPVATFPFRGHWLDIGRSDDFAEAQDEFEKNRQRYLPE; this is translated from the coding sequence ATGAAGGCAGTCGTGCTTGCCGGCGGCAAAGGCTCCCGGCTCCGCCCCTACACCGCGCTTATCCCGAAGCCGTTGATGCCGATCGGGGATCACACGATCGTCGAGATCCTCCTCCGGCAGCTGGCCCGGGCGGGGGTCACCGACGTCGTGATGTGCGTCGGCCACCAGGCCGCGCTCATCGAGGCGGTCGTCGGCGAGGGGAGCCGATACGGGCTGCGCATCTCCTACCAGCGCGAGGACACACCGCTCGGGACCGTGGGTCCGCTCCGGGTCATCGAGCGGGACCTGCCGGAGCGCTTCCTCGTGATGAACGGCGACATCCTCAGCGATCTCGACTTCACGGCGCTCCACCGGACGGGCGAGTCGACCGGATCGCCCCTCACCGTCGCCGTCTGCGAGCGCGCCTCGAAGATCGACCTGGGCGTGCTCGACCTCGGCCCCGACGGGCGCGTCGTCAGCTTCCGCGAGAAGCCGACGTACACGTTCTGGGTCAGCATGGGCATCTACGCGATGAGCCGCGGCGTGCTGCGCTTCATCCCCGAGGGCCGGCCGTTCGGGTTCGACGACCTGATGCACGCGCTGCTCGGCGCCGGCGAGCCGGTCGCCACCTTCCCCTTCCGGGGCCACTGGCTCGACATCGGAAGGAGCGACGACTTCGCCGAGGCGCAGGACGAGTTCGAGAAGAACCGGCAGCGGTACCTACCCGAGTGA
- a CDS encoding alpha/beta fold hydrolase codes for MTSSIMFRSPEARARIAAWFDRFHEKLPVPARSREVSTRFGATHVLVAGPEDAPPLVCLHGALASSAHLMPELGPLLTRYRVHVVDVIGQSVKSADVRLPIDGPAYAEWLTDVLDALGLARTHLLGVSWGGFAALRMAQAAPARIDRLVLIVPAALVSGSAWQGLTRIAIPMALYRAFPSEERLARLVSGLFSTHDDMWCSYFGDAVRSYRLDFRPPPLATPASLAGFTRPALVFGADDDVSFPGAKLLARAKELLPRAETELLEGCRHSPPTDDAFRARLCERIARFLGSDAARDAADVAPPPAPPGLAAPVA; via the coding sequence ATGACGTCATCCATCATGTTCCGCAGTCCAGAGGCGCGCGCGCGCATCGCGGCGTGGTTCGACAGGTTCCACGAGAAGCTCCCGGTTCCGGCCCGATCGCGCGAGGTCTCGACCCGCTTCGGCGCCACGCACGTCCTCGTCGCCGGCCCCGAGGACGCCCCGCCGCTCGTCTGCCTGCACGGCGCGCTCGCCAGCTCCGCGCACCTCATGCCCGAGCTCGGCCCGCTCCTCACGCGCTACCGCGTCCACGTCGTCGACGTCATCGGCCAGTCCGTCAAGAGCGCCGACGTCCGCCTGCCGATCGACGGGCCCGCCTACGCCGAGTGGCTCACCGACGTCCTCGACGCGCTCGGCCTCGCGCGCACCCACCTCCTCGGCGTCAGCTGGGGCGGCTTCGCGGCCCTGCGCATGGCCCAGGCCGCGCCCGCCCGCATCGACCGGCTCGTCCTGATCGTGCCGGCGGCCCTGGTGTCGGGCTCGGCGTGGCAAGGCCTCACCCGCATCGCGATCCCGATGGCCCTCTACCGCGCCTTCCCCTCGGAAGAGCGCCTCGCGCGCCTCGTCTCCGGGCTGTTCTCCACGCACGACGACATGTGGTGCTCCTACTTCGGCGACGCCGTGCGCAGCTACCGGCTCGATTTCCGCCCGCCCCCGCTCGCCACCCCTGCGTCCCTCGCCGGGTTCACGCGGCCCGCGCTCGTGTTCGGCGCCGACGACGACGTGAGCTTCCCCGGCGCGAAGCTGCTGGCGCGCGCGAAGGAGCTCCTGCCGCGCGCCGAGACCGAGCTGCTCGAGGGGTGCCGCCACTCGCCCCCCACCGACGACGCCTTCCGCGCGCGGCTCTGCGAGCGGATCGCGCGCTTCCTCGGGAGCGACGCCGCGCGTGACGCCGCCGACGTCGCGCCGCCCCCCGCGCCGCCCGGGCTCGCCGCGCCGGTCGCGTGA
- a CDS encoding pyridoxal-phosphate-dependent aminotransferase family protein — protein sequence MIAAATPRVVSLTPAVFHLPDAVNQVSRTYGESPIVPRGPRLRPLLDRARHGIVEALGAPGYEAILLTGSGSTSMAAVLGSCLRRDERLLVVRNGAYGDRIFEYAATLGQPAVDMCLPYGERPDLARIEAILAADEVDAVAMVYGGTSTCTLNPVPEVGALARKYGKKLLVDGISALFVEPLALEGSGIAAVMGSCNKGLHSHPNLTVALVRKDLLAEMERIPARVPSLELHKTWRAQQGGAHPYTIDPMSLCQVIAALDHLAATGGVAGRHAVYQARCAILRPGYERLGLTIARWENMPLQSIGTALHIPAGRTYDEMASRLASEPVDGHVFEIYAAQGKLSDRLFRIFHMGEYPLEAYEIFLKALARVV from the coding sequence ATGATCGCCGCCGCAACGCCACGCGTCGTCTCGCTCACGCCCGCGGTCTTCCACCTGCCGGACGCGGTGAACCAGGTCTCCCGCACCTACGGGGAGAGCCCGATCGTCCCGCGTGGCCCCCGGCTCCGGCCGCTGCTCGACAGGGCCCGGCACGGCATCGTCGAGGCCCTCGGCGCGCCCGGCTACGAGGCCATCCTCCTCACGGGCTCGGGATCGACCTCCATGGCCGCCGTGCTCGGCTCCTGCTTGCGGCGCGACGAGCGGCTCCTCGTCGTCCGGAACGGCGCCTACGGCGACCGGATCTTCGAGTACGCCGCCACGCTCGGCCAGCCGGCGGTCGACATGTGCCTGCCCTACGGCGAGAGGCCGGACCTCGCGAGGATCGAGGCCATCCTGGCGGCGGACGAGGTCGACGCGGTGGCCATGGTCTACGGGGGCACGTCGACGTGCACGTTGAACCCCGTGCCCGAGGTCGGCGCGCTCGCCCGGAAGTACGGCAAGAAGCTCCTCGTCGACGGCATCAGCGCGCTCTTCGTCGAGCCGCTGGCCCTCGAGGGCTCAGGCATCGCCGCCGTCATGGGCTCGTGCAACAAGGGCCTCCACAGCCACCCCAACCTGACGGTGGCGCTGGTCCGCAAGGACCTGCTCGCCGAGATGGAGCGGATCCCCGCCCGCGTACCGAGCCTGGAGCTCCACAAGACGTGGCGCGCCCAGCAGGGCGGCGCGCACCCGTACACGATCGATCCGATGAGCCTCTGCCAGGTGATCGCAGCGCTGGATCACCTCGCCGCGACCGGCGGCGTCGCCGGGCGTCACGCCGTGTACCAGGCGCGCTGCGCGATCCTGCGCCCCGGCTACGAGCGCCTCGGGCTGACGATCGCGCGCTGGGAGAACATGCCGCTCCAGTCGATCGGGACGGCGCTGCACATCCCGGCCGGGCGGACCTATGACGAGATGGCGAGCCGGCTCGCCAGCGAGCCGGTCGATGGGCACGTGTTCGAGATCTACGCGGCCCAGGGGAAGCTCTCGGACCGGCTGTTCCGGATCTTCCACATGGGCGAGTACCCGCTCGAGGCCTACGAGATCTTCCTCAAGGCGCTCGCGCGCGTCGTCTGA
- a CDS encoding matrixin family metalloprotease produces MKRGFRAAVALGTPLAAALALLAGAREAAAWAPLDLEVVPRWRELPVGYHINGGTIPGPLSSFAAASIEAGFAAWSSPGCTAWEADLLGDTDDGYDFDDGKSVFLWISDSWPGELGQAGSVIAVTMPVWDPDGVIGEADMIFNNVGFCWDDTGEGDCIDVRSIATHEEGHFLGLGHTNVRGATMLGFYPGGTSARTLEDDDIEGVCALYPIAGTGAASSGGGGFGAGAAATSGGAASGSEDGPKSGNGDEAEGDAGCSCSGAGQPPSARGALPMTALGALLALWCRRPRQTLRERQQSGRAGGRAARVVARTGALYNPAQPGQTCRHARAEHRSVRGGGRVCPPLP; encoded by the coding sequence ATGAAGAGAGGCTTCAGGGCCGCGGTCGCCCTGGGCACCCCGCTCGCCGCCGCGTTGGCGCTGCTCGCGGGGGCCCGCGAGGCCGCCGCGTGGGCGCCGCTCGATCTCGAGGTCGTCCCCCGCTGGCGCGAGCTGCCGGTCGGCTACCACATCAACGGGGGGACGATCCCGGGGCCGCTCTCCAGCTTCGCTGCCGCCAGCATCGAGGCCGGCTTCGCGGCGTGGTCGAGCCCCGGATGCACGGCGTGGGAGGCCGATCTCCTCGGCGACACGGACGACGGCTACGACTTCGACGACGGCAAGAGCGTGTTCCTCTGGATCAGCGACAGCTGGCCTGGCGAGCTCGGGCAAGCCGGCTCGGTCATCGCCGTCACGATGCCGGTCTGGGATCCCGACGGCGTCATCGGCGAGGCCGACATGATCTTCAACAACGTCGGCTTCTGCTGGGACGACACGGGCGAAGGAGACTGCATCGATGTGCGGTCGATCGCGACGCACGAAGAAGGGCACTTCCTTGGCCTCGGCCACACGAACGTGCGCGGCGCGACGATGCTGGGGTTCTACCCGGGCGGCACGTCGGCGCGCACGCTCGAGGACGACGACATCGAAGGCGTCTGCGCGCTCTACCCGATCGCCGGGACGGGCGCCGCGAGCTCGGGCGGCGGCGGCTTCGGCGCGGGCGCGGCGGCGACCTCGGGCGGCGCGGCGTCGGGGAGCGAGGACGGGCCGAAGAGCGGCAATGGGGACGAGGCCGAGGGCGACGCCGGCTGCTCCTGTTCGGGCGCTGGCCAGCCGCCGAGCGCTCGCGGCGCCCTGCCGATGACGGCGCTCGGCGCGCTGCTGGCCCTCTGGTGCAGGCGGCCGCGCCAGACCCTGCGCGAGCGGCAGCAATCGGGCCGGGCAGGAGGGCGGGCCGCCCGCGTTGTCGCGCGGACGGGTGCGCTTTACAACCCAGCGCAGCCGGGGCAAACGTGCCGCCATGCCCGAGCCGAGCACCGCAGCGTTCGAGGCGGAGGTCGCGTGTGCCCTCCGCTCCCTTGA
- a CDS encoding aldo/keto reductase — protein sequence MNRITLGRTGLEVSVLGLGAGGDSRLGSGRIAEAESLRLVRAAIERGVSFIDTAEAYGTEGLVGKALREVPRDSVVLSTKKTTRLEAPLRQEDVVSSLHASLDRLGTDHVDVYHLHGVLPHQYADLRERIVPVLLRLREQGKIRFLGITEAFAADPTHAMLEQALLDDVWDVVMVGFNLLNQSARARVFPLTRAKDIGTLIMFAVRRALSRPERLRELLADLAARGKVSPELGDEGLERLLEGERASSLPDAAYRFCRDEPGAHVILSGTSSVEHLLENVRSIEAPPLSARARERLIRAFAQVDDVSGH from the coding sequence GTGAATCGAATCACCCTGGGCCGGACCGGCCTCGAGGTCAGCGTGCTCGGCCTGGGCGCGGGCGGCGACAGCCGGCTCGGGTCAGGGCGCATCGCGGAGGCCGAGTCGCTCCGGCTCGTCCGTGCGGCCATCGAGCGCGGCGTGAGCTTCATCGACACGGCGGAGGCGTACGGGACCGAGGGGCTCGTCGGGAAGGCGCTCCGCGAGGTGCCGCGCGACAGCGTCGTGCTCTCGACGAAGAAGACGACGCGCCTCGAGGCGCCGCTCCGGCAGGAAGACGTGGTGTCGTCGCTGCATGCGAGCCTCGATCGGCTCGGCACGGATCACGTCGACGTCTACCATCTGCACGGGGTGCTGCCGCACCAGTACGCCGATCTGCGCGAGCGGATCGTCCCCGTGCTGCTGCGCCTGCGCGAGCAGGGCAAGATCCGCTTCCTCGGCATCACGGAGGCGTTCGCCGCCGATCCGACGCACGCGATGCTCGAGCAGGCGCTCCTCGACGATGTGTGGGACGTCGTGATGGTCGGGTTCAACCTTTTGAACCAGTCGGCGCGAGCGCGGGTGTTCCCGCTGACGCGGGCGAAGGACATCGGGACGCTGATCATGTTCGCGGTCCGGCGCGCGCTGAGCCGGCCCGAACGGCTGCGGGAGTTGCTCGCCGACCTGGCGGCGCGGGGCAAGGTGTCGCCCGAGCTCGGCGACGAGGGGCTGGAGCGTCTCCTGGAAGGAGAGCGCGCCTCGTCGCTCCCGGACGCGGCGTACCGCTTCTGCCGGGACGAGCCCGGGGCGCACGTGATCCTGTCGGGGACGAGCAGCGTGGAGCACCTCCTGGAGAACGTGCGATCGATCGAGGCGCCGCCGCTGTCGGCGCGGGCGCGCGAGCGCCTCATCCGGGCCTTTGCGCAGGTCGACGACGTGTCGGGGCACTGA
- a CDS encoding tetratricopeptide repeat protein, whose protein sequence is MHVRELAPPLLGALFLCGCSSATAARRPAEPGRPAPEGRAATPRAAVSAEAAPPPLRLPCEADDLVGCTNGCADHQIEDCVTLGSMYLGGAIVSIDVERAMTLFEKACAEGSARGCLRLGDAYHDRLARADGAGGASGADEAALYWHARACHAGANLGCLAAGRAYLHGQGASADPGRAAALFQRVCERGNAHACVELGHLHAEGEGVQRDDRKAVELFTKACKLGLDEGCLRASRSGDVLPPRD, encoded by the coding sequence ATGCACGTGCGCGAACTCGCCCCGCCGCTCCTCGGCGCGCTCTTCCTCTGCGGCTGCAGCAGCGCGACCGCGGCGCGGCGCCCCGCCGAGCCGGGTCGACCTGCACCCGAGGGGCGCGCGGCGACCCCGCGGGCCGCGGTGAGCGCCGAGGCGGCCCCGCCGCCGCTGCGGCTGCCCTGCGAGGCGGACGATCTCGTCGGCTGCACGAACGGCTGCGCCGACCACCAGATCGAGGACTGCGTGACGCTGGGTTCGATGTACCTGGGTGGAGCGATCGTCTCGATCGATGTGGAGCGAGCGATGACGCTGTTCGAGAAGGCGTGCGCGGAGGGGAGCGCGCGCGGCTGCTTGCGGCTCGGCGACGCCTACCACGATCGGCTCGCGCGCGCGGACGGCGCCGGCGGGGCGAGCGGGGCGGACGAGGCGGCGCTCTACTGGCACGCGCGCGCGTGCCACGCGGGCGCGAACCTCGGGTGCCTCGCGGCAGGCAGGGCCTACCTCCACGGCCAGGGCGCGAGCGCCGATCCCGGTCGCGCGGCCGCGCTGTTCCAGCGCGTCTGCGAGCGCGGGAACGCCCACGCGTGCGTCGAGCTCGGGCACCTCCACGCGGAGGGTGAGGGCGTGCAGCGCGACGACCGGAAGGCGGTCGAGCTGTTCACGAAGGCGTGCAAGCTCGGCCTCGACGAGGGGTGCCTGCGGGCGAGCCGATCCGGCGACGTCCTCCCGCCGCGCGACTGA
- a CDS encoding FKBP-type peptidyl-prolyl cis-trans isomerase produces the protein MKPLQIVIAISCAVLLGPVAGCEEKVPEPDLPPGSAVPAVKPAEPEPADLIKEDTVVGTGPEAKDGDKVRVHYTGRLLKNNAEFDSSVGREPFEFTLGASEVIKGWDQGVAGMKVGGKRKLTIPSRLAYGDAGSPPKIPAKATLVFDIELLGVGDAAKDAAGEDKAGKTTADKAAKPAGDKAAKGNKPAAPAEKKEAPKEAK, from the coding sequence ATGAAGCCTCTCCAGATCGTCATCGCCATCTCCTGCGCTGTCCTCCTCGGCCCGGTCGCGGGCTGCGAGGAGAAGGTCCCCGAGCCGGATCTGCCGCCGGGCAGCGCCGTGCCGGCGGTGAAGCCCGCCGAGCCGGAGCCCGCCGATCTCATCAAGGAAGACACCGTCGTGGGCACCGGCCCGGAGGCGAAGGACGGCGACAAAGTCCGCGTCCACTACACGGGGCGCCTGCTGAAGAACAACGCCGAGTTCGACTCCTCCGTCGGCCGCGAGCCGTTCGAGTTCACGCTCGGCGCGTCGGAGGTCATCAAGGGCTGGGACCAGGGCGTGGCCGGGATGAAGGTGGGCGGCAAGCGCAAGCTCACGATCCCCTCCCGCCTCGCGTACGGCGACGCGGGCAGCCCGCCGAAGATCCCGGCCAAGGCGACGCTGGTCTTCGACATCGAGCTGCTCGGCGTCGGCGACGCGGCGAAGGACGCGGCCGGGGAGGACAAGGCCGGGAAGACCACGGCCGACAAGGCGGCCAAGCCCGCGGGCGACAAGGCGGCCAAGGGCAACAAGCCCGCGGCGCCGGCCGAGAAGAAGGAGGCGCCCAAGGAGGCGAAGTGA
- a CDS encoding SDR family NAD(P)-dependent oxidoreductase produces the protein MSEGFYRGKRVVVTGAGGFIGSHLVEALIREGARVRALVRYTSGSRRGHLDRLPEDVLVEVEVVPGNVEDAGAVRSLVRGADVVFHLAALIGIPYSYVAPQQYVATNVQGTLNVLEAAREHGARVVHTSTSETYGTARYTPIDEAHPLTGQSPYSATKIGADKLAESYHLSFGLEVATIRPFNTYGPRQSSRAIIPSVMQQLAAGSAALRIGSTTPVRDLNFVTDTVAGFLLVGSSARAVGQTLNVGSGRAISIGDLIRLIFEVTGKRAELVTDEARVRPDASEVMVLLADFRRAAELVGYAPRVPLEEGLARTYAYVERHLTDYRPREYAI, from the coding sequence GTGAGCGAAGGCTTCTATCGCGGCAAGCGCGTCGTGGTGACCGGCGCCGGCGGGTTCATCGGCAGCCACCTCGTCGAGGCGCTGATCCGGGAGGGCGCGCGCGTGAGGGCGCTCGTCCGGTACACCTCGGGCTCGCGGCGCGGGCACCTCGACCGGCTCCCCGAGGACGTCCTCGTGGAGGTCGAGGTCGTCCCCGGCAACGTGGAGGACGCGGGCGCGGTCCGGTCGCTCGTGCGCGGCGCAGACGTCGTGTTCCACCTCGCGGCCCTGATCGGGATCCCGTACTCGTACGTGGCCCCGCAGCAGTACGTGGCGACGAACGTGCAGGGCACGCTGAACGTCCTCGAGGCGGCGCGCGAGCACGGCGCGCGCGTTGTCCACACGTCGACGAGCGAGACCTACGGCACCGCGCGCTACACGCCCATCGACGAGGCGCACCCCCTGACCGGCCAGTCCCCGTACTCGGCCACGAAGATCGGCGCCGACAAGCTCGCCGAGAGCTATCACCTCTCGTTCGGCCTCGAGGTGGCGACCATCCGGCCGTTCAACACCTACGGCCCGCGGCAGTCGTCGCGCGCGATCATCCCGAGCGTGATGCAGCAGCTCGCGGCCGGCAGCGCCGCGCTCCGCATCGGGAGCACCACGCCGGTGCGGGACCTCAACTTCGTGACCGACACCGTCGCCGGCTTCCTCCTCGTCGGATCGAGCGCGCGGGCCGTGGGGCAGACGCTCAACGTCGGGAGCGGGCGCGCCATCTCGATCGGCGATCTGATCCGGCTCATCTTCGAGGTGACGGGCAAGCGCGCGGAGCTCGTGACGGACGAGGCCCGGGTGCGCCCTGACGCGAGCGAGGTCATGGTGCTGCTCGCCGATTTCCGTCGCGCCGCGGAGCTCGTCGGCTACGCGCCCCGCGTGCCGCTCGAGGAGGGGCTCGCGCGGACGTACGCCTATGTCGAGCGTCACCTCACCGATTACCGGCCGCGCGAGTACGCGATCTGA
- a CDS encoding TetR/AcrR family transcriptional regulator, with protein MNAFTQKPGRRDAQKDATRARILEAARDHFERHGFEAANVRAIAADAGVAAGTVLLHFADKRDLLHAALFDDLAATAAEAVLDEEPGPLEQRLHRLGAAFFAYYARRPALSKTLLRDALFADPPWQARFTEQVAAVHGRVVELFNAARAQGEVADDADPALFGVAFFSFYYFALIAWAQGAHPSPIALLDRLVAQHLCGLRPAANVRRAR; from the coding sequence GTGAACGCGTTCACTCAAAAGCCCGGCAGGCGCGACGCCCAGAAGGACGCGACGCGCGCCCGGATCCTCGAGGCCGCGCGCGACCACTTCGAGCGCCACGGTTTCGAGGCCGCCAACGTCCGCGCCATCGCCGCGGACGCCGGCGTGGCCGCTGGCACGGTCCTCCTCCACTTCGCCGACAAGCGCGACCTGCTCCACGCCGCGCTGTTCGACGACCTCGCCGCCACCGCGGCCGAGGCCGTCCTCGACGAGGAGCCCGGCCCCCTCGAGCAGCGGCTCCACCGCCTCGGGGCCGCCTTCTTCGCGTACTACGCCCGCCGGCCGGCCCTCTCGAAGACGCTGCTCCGCGACGCGCTGTTCGCCGACCCGCCCTGGCAGGCTCGCTTCACCGAGCAGGTCGCCGCCGTGCACGGCCGCGTCGTTGAGCTCTTCAACGCCGCCCGCGCGCAGGGCGAGGTCGCCGACGACGCCGACCCCGCGCTCTTCGGCGTCGCCTTCTTCTCCTTCTACTACTTCGCGCTGATCGCCTGGGCCCAGGGCGCGCACCCGTCGCCCATCGCCCTGCTCGATCGGCTCGTCGCTCAGCACCTTTGCGGCCTCCGCCCCGCAGCCAACGTCAGGAGGGCTCGATGA
- a CDS encoding serine/threonine protein kinase yields MTWSSTGSFLIPFPVPGSALTSTRGTYVIGALIGDGQYGSVYECSGPFDQVYALKMLRPANKPYQVVKEEWSREMLRLESFRHPNIVYIHDAFEVNYLFYLALERCDTSLRALLGAPFQPPLLLELSRQLLMTLQYLHDNGVVHADLHAGNVLISQLDHRPLVKLTDFGVAHQLDGVTRWFRPQVANPKILVPELVTAGYTTTQSDLYQLGLLMYQMHTGQPAIDVNVAYEEITRQIAEGTPRQKAEALGTPLSQVIAKLLRRRDAYRYHSARDVWDDLRQLRWA; encoded by the coding sequence GTGACCTGGTCCTCGACTGGCAGTTTCCTGATCCCGTTTCCGGTGCCGGGCTCAGCGCTGACGTCCACTCGGGGGACGTACGTGATCGGGGCGCTCATCGGCGACGGGCAGTATGGCTCGGTGTACGAGTGCAGCGGGCCGTTCGATCAGGTGTACGCCCTGAAGATGCTGCGGCCTGCGAACAAGCCCTACCAGGTCGTCAAGGAAGAGTGGTCGCGCGAGATGCTCCGCCTGGAGAGCTTCCGCCATCCGAACATCGTCTACATCCACGACGCGTTCGAGGTGAACTACCTGTTCTACCTGGCGCTCGAGCGGTGCGACACGAGCCTCCGGGCGCTGCTCGGCGCCCCGTTCCAGCCGCCGCTGCTCCTGGAGCTCTCGCGCCAGCTGCTGATGACGCTGCAGTACCTGCACGACAACGGCGTCGTGCACGCCGATCTGCACGCGGGCAACGTGCTCATCTCGCAGCTCGACCACAGGCCGCTCGTCAAGCTCACCGACTTCGGCGTGGCGCACCAGCTCGACGGCGTCACCCGCTGGTTCCGCCCGCAGGTCGCGAACCCGAAGATCCTCGTGCCGGAGCTCGTGACGGCGGGCTACACGACGACGCAGAGCGACCTCTACCAGCTCGGCCTGCTCATGTACCAGATGCACACAGGGCAACCGGCCATCGACGTGAACGTCGCCTACGAGGAGATCACGCGGCAGATCGCCGAGGGCACCCCCCGGCAGAAGGCCGAGGCGCTCGGCACGCCGCTCAGCCAGGTGATCGCCAAGCTGCTGCGCCGCCGCGACGCCTACCGCTACCACTCCGCGCGCGATGTCTGGGACGATCTGCGCCAGCTCCGCTGGGCGTAG
- a CDS encoding DegT/DnrJ/EryC1/StrS family aminotransferase, which translates to MWKIPLSDLSFGPEEAEAARQVVASGWLTMGERTAQFERELGEALGTPRVLAVTNCTAALHLAYTALSVGPGDEVICPSLTFVATANAALLCGANVVLADIVGDDDLGVDPADIVRKITPRTRAIAVVHYAGYPCDMDAISAIAAERGLAVVEDAAHAPLASYRGRALGTLGDVGCLSFFSNKNLAVGEGGAVIARDDALHARMRLLRAHGMTTLTLDRHKGHAFTYDVVEAGMNYRIDEIRSAIGLVQLGRLAAGNARRRALAARYHERLAGVRGLGLPYRDFYARGLGESAHHLMPVLLPEGTSREAVMEAMKARGIQTSVHYTPIHRFSHHGASERVRKEGLSRTDAIAGRQLTLPLHPRMPDADVDAVCEALAASLG; encoded by the coding sequence ATGTGGAAGATACCTCTCAGCGATCTCTCGTTCGGCCCTGAAGAAGCCGAGGCCGCGCGGCAGGTCGTCGCGTCGGGCTGGTTGACGATGGGGGAGCGGACGGCGCAGTTCGAGCGGGAGCTCGGCGAGGCGCTCGGCACCCCGAGGGTGCTCGCCGTGACGAACTGCACCGCCGCTCTGCACCTCGCGTACACCGCGCTCTCCGTGGGCCCCGGCGACGAGGTGATCTGCCCGAGCCTCACGTTCGTGGCGACCGCCAACGCCGCGCTCCTGTGCGGGGCCAACGTGGTGCTCGCCGACATCGTCGGCGACGACGACCTCGGCGTCGATCCCGCCGACATCGTCCGCAAGATCACCCCGAGGACGCGGGCGATCGCGGTCGTCCATTACGCCGGCTACCCCTGCGACATGGACGCGATCTCCGCGATCGCGGCCGAGCGGGGGCTCGCGGTGGTCGAGGACGCGGCGCACGCGCCGCTCGCGAGCTACCGGGGCAGGGCGCTCGGGACGCTGGGGGACGTCGGCTGCCTGAGCTTCTTCTCGAACAAGAACCTCGCGGTGGGCGAGGGGGGCGCCGTGATCGCGAGGGACGACGCGCTCCACGCGCGCATGCGGCTCCTCCGCGCGCACGGGATGACGACGCTCACCCTCGATCGGCACAAGGGGCACGCGTTCACCTACGACGTCGTGGAGGCGGGCATGAACTACCGCATCGACGAGATCCGCAGCGCCATCGGCCTCGTGCAGCTCGGCCGGCTCGCGGCGGGAAACGCGCGTCGGCGCGCGCTCGCGGCGCGCTACCACGAGCGCCTCGCCGGGGTGCGGGGCCTCGGGCTGCCGTACCGCGACTTCTACGCGCGCGGGCTGGGGGAGAGCGCGCACCACCTCATGCCGGTGCTCCTGCCCGAGGGCACCTCGCGTGAGGCCGTGATGGAGGCCATGAAGGCGCGCGGGATCCAGACGAGCGTGCACTACACGCCGATCCACCGCTTCTCGCACCACGGTGCCTCCGAACGGGTGCGCAAGGAGGGGCTCTCGCGGACGGACGCGATCGCGGGCCGCCAGCTCACGCTGCCGCTCCACCCGCGCATGCCCGACGCCGACGTCGACGCCGTGTGCGAGGCGCTCGCCGCGTCACTCGGGTAG
- a CDS encoding tellurite resistance TerB family protein — translation MSPPPLQTLDEPNLEALVELMFLAAFADGEFSPEEKIHFARSVESLTDRRIPQSTMDTLLQSVVEQLHREGRAARLASLKERLASPQARKVAFFLAAQVVVADGIVRSSERELLLDVAAALELDQAEAAEIVRKLAAS, via the coding sequence ATGAGCCCTCCTCCGCTGCAAACGCTTGATGAGCCGAACCTCGAGGCGCTCGTCGAGCTGATGTTCCTCGCGGCGTTCGCCGACGGCGAGTTCAGCCCGGAGGAGAAGATCCATTTCGCCCGGAGCGTAGAGTCGCTCACGGATCGACGGATCCCGCAGAGCACCATGGACACGCTCCTCCAGAGCGTGGTGGAGCAGCTCCACAGGGAGGGCCGCGCGGCCCGGCTCGCGTCGCTCAAGGAGCGGCTGGCCAGCCCGCAGGCCCGGAAGGTCGCCTTCTTCCTGGCCGCTCAGGTCGTGGTCGCCGACGGGATCGTCAGGAGCAGCGAGCGCGAGCTCTTGCTCGACGTGGCCGCGGCGCTCGAGCTCGATCAGGCCGAGGCCGCGGAGATCGTGCGGAAGCTCGCCGCTTCATGA